Below is a genomic region from Bartonella harrusi.
GCCCCTACACGATTGAAGCCTTTTTCGTATTTTTGGATTTGTTGAAAGGTTATTGCTAATTGGTTGCCTAATTGTTTTTGAGAAATTCCCATCATTTCTCTTCTTAAGCGAATTTTTTTGCCGATAGAAATATCGTTAAAATGCGGATTTTTGGTTTGCACTTTAAAAGCTCCCCCGACCGGGTGCGAGCGCCCTCGCATTGGTATTCCGGGAGTTTGAAAGCACTGAGTTTGGATCAGCCTTTTGCTTTTAGTGCTTGTGGCACCTGGACATAGCAAAATCTCCCGGAATCCCGGGACGCCCACAAGAGTGGGTTCAATTGTACGCTCGGATTTAGGACCTTTAATCCCTCTTGGTCGCTGCGTGGACGATCAAAATTACCTTTAAGCTGTAAAGTAGTTTCAGGAGATTGGCAAGAAAAATTAAAATATTTCTTATTCTGTTATACTGTTTGTTTTTTCGCTTTGAGCTCTCTAAAGTTTTTCACAAGAGCCTGTTCTTTTTCGCTGTAGGTTTCTTGATTATGGTGTGAGGTATCTTCTTTGTCGCAATATCTTCTTTTGTTACAATATCGGCATAAAAAAGCTCATGGGAACTTCTCATTTTTGAGCAATTTCTAGTAAATATCCTGCTCTTACACGATTGAAGCCTGTTTCGTATTTTTGGATTTGTTGGAAACTAACACCTCAATGGCTTCCTCATTCCTTTTGAGAAAACCCCATTGAAATGCGTCTATGGCGGATTCTTTTACCTATCAACATGTCGATAAAATGTGGATTTTCGGTTTGCACTCTAAAGCCCCCTCCGGTTGCGAGCGCCCTCGCATTGGTATTCCGGGAGTTTGAAAGCACTGAGTTTGGATCAGCCTTTTGCTTTTAGTGCTCATCGCACCTGGACATAGCAAAAGCTCCCGGAAATCCGGGAATTCCCACATAATGGGATTGATATTTATGTACCAAACATTCGGGCTTTCAAACCCCTATTGATCGTTGCGTATACAATCAAAGTTACTCTTTTACTCATAAAGTAATTTCAGAGAATTGGCAAGAATAATAATTTTTTACTTATAAAACTTGTTTTTTAAAAACTCGTTTTTAATGAGAGGCTATCCGCCTTTTAAATCTTTTTGTTGATATATCAGCTATCAGTATAAAAAAGAGTTTTTAGCGTTTGAGAAGCGATAGCTTTTTTAAAGTCAGGTTGAGGTAGGAAATGCACGGCGAGCATGGACTACAGAGGTGATTTCTCTTTGTTTTTTCCGTGACTCTGTACAATATAAGATAATTTGGATGCGCTAAAATTTCTCGTAATCCCGGACTCTCTCACTTTGGCGGTATAAGTATGGATGTTCAGCTCATAGTCGTACAGAATCTTCTAAAAGCTTCTTCATTCGTCGCGCGGCAGATGGATTCTCATAAGCAATGTAAGTAAAATTTTATTTTATTCAGAAATCAACCACAAAATTGCTTTTTGTTTTTTCGTTTTGAGCATCCTGAAACTTTTCAAAAGCAAATATTCCTCTTTGCTCGATATGCCTTCATCAAGAGGGTATGAAATATTCTCTTTTGTCGAGATTTCGGTATAAAAAAAGGTAATAGGAACATCCAGTATGTTGGCAATTTCTTGCAAGCGTCCTGCCCCTACACGATTGAAGCCTGTTTCATATTTTTGGATTTGTTGAAAGGTTATTCCTAATTGGTTGCCTAGTTGTTTTTGAGAAATTCCCATCATTTCTCTTCTTAAGCGAATTTTCTTGCCTATAGAAATATCGTTAGAATGTGGATTTTTGTCTTGCACTCTAAAGCCCCCCGACCGGGTGCGAGCGCCCTCGCATTGGTATTCTGGGAGCCAAAAAGTACTGAGTTCGAGTCAGTTTTTTGCTTTTAGTGCTTATCGCACCTGGACATAACAAAAACTCCCAGAACACTGGGATTCCCAAAAGATGGGTTGTTTTATATTCTCGAACTAGGGCTTTTTGGACCCCCTTTGATCGTTGCGTCTACGATCAAAATATCCATTCACTCATAAAGTAATTTCAGGAAATTGCAATAAAATTTATTTTATAATGAGAGGCTATCCGCCTTTTAAATCTTTTTGTTGATATATTAACTATCGGTATAAAAAAGAGTTTTTAGCGTTTGAGAAGCGATAGCTTTTTTAAAGTCAGGTTGAGGTAGGAAATGCACGGCGAGCATGGACTACAGAGGTGATTTCTCTTTGTTTTTCAGTTGACTCTGTACAATATAAGATAATTTGGATGCGCTAAAACTTCTCGCAATCCCGGACTCTCTCACTTTGGCGGTATAAGTATGGATGTTCAGCTCATAGTCGTACAGAATCTTCTAAAAGCTTCTTCATTCGTCGCGCGGCAGATGGATTCTCATAAGCAATGTAAGTAAAATTTTATTTTACTCAGAAATCAACCACAAAATTGCTTTTTGTTTTTTCGTTTTGAGCATCCTGAAACTTTTCAAAAGTAAATATTCCTCTTTGCTCGATATGCCTTCATCAAGAGGGTATGAGATATTCTCTTTTGTCTTTGTCGAGATTTCGGTATAAAAAAAGGAAATAGGAACATCCAGTATGTTGGCAATTTCTTGCAAGCGTCCTGCTCCTACACGATTGAAGCCTGTTTCATATTTTTGGATTTGCTGAAAGGTTATTCCTAATTGGTTGCCTAATTGTTTTTGAGAAATCCCTATCATTTCTCTTCTTAAGCGAATTTTCTTGCCGATAGAAATATCGTTAAAATGCGGATTTTTGGTTTGCACTTAAAGCCCCCTCCGGTTGCGAGCGCCCTCGCATTGGTATTCCGGGAGGTTGAAAATACTGAACTCGAATCAGCTTTTTGCTTTTAGTGCTTTTGGCACCTGGACATAGCAAAAACTCCCGGAATTCCGGGATATCCGCAAAGCGGGATAAATTTATGTACGAGTTTTCGGGTCTTCAACTCCCTATTTGACCGTTGCGTGGACGATCAAAAACACAAGCCCATCAATAGAGTAGTTTCAGAGAATTGGCAAGAAAAATTAAAATATTTCTTATTCTGTTATACCGTTTGTTTTTTCGCTTTGAGCTCTCTAAAGTTTTTTACAAGAGCCTGTTCTTTTTCGCTGTAGGTTTCTTGATTATGGTATGGGGTATTTTCTTTTGTTACAATATTTTCTTTTGTTACAATATCGGCATAAAAAAGCTCATGGGAACTTCTCATTTTTGAGCGATTTCTAGTAAATATCCTGCGCTTACACGATTGAAGCCTGTTTCGTATTTTTGGATTTGTTGAAAGGTTATTCCCAATTGGTTGCCTAATTGTTTTTGAGAAATCCCTATCATTTCTCTTCTTAAGCGAATTTTCTTGCCGATAGAAATATCGTTAAAATGCGGATTTTTTTGCACTTTAAAAGCCCCCCTCCGGTTGCGAGCGCCCTCGCATTGGTATTCCGGGAGTTAAAGGTACTGAATCCGAGTCAGTTTTTGCTTTTAGTGCTTGTGGCACCTGGACATAGCAAAAGCTCCCGGAATCCCGAGACGCCCGCAAAAGTGAGTTCAATTGTACGCTAGGGTTTAGGGCTTATTGTCCCTGTTGATCGTTGCGTCTACGATCAAAATTACCTTTAAGCTGTAAAGTAGTTTCAGAGAATTGGCAAGAAAAATTAAAATATTTCTTACTCTGTTATACTGTTTGTTTTTTCGCTTTGAGCTCTCTAAAGTTTTTTACAAGAGCCTGTTCTGTTTCGCTGTAGGTTTCTTGATTATGGTATGAAGTATTTTCTTTTGTCGCAATATCTTCTTTTGTTACAATATCGGCATAAAAAAAACTCATGGAAACTTCTCATTTTTGAGCGATTTCTAGTAAACATCCTGCGCTTACACGATTGAAGCCTTTTTCGTATTTTTGGATTTGTTGGAAACTGACACCTAAATGGTTTCCTCATTCCTTTTGAGAAAGCCCCATTGAAATGCGTCTATGGCGGATTCTTTTACCTATCAACATGTCGATAAAATGCGGATTTTTTTTGCACTTTAAAAGCCCCCCTCCGGTTGCGAGCGCCCTCGCATTGGTATTCCGGGAGCTTGAAAGCACTGAGCTCAGTCAGCCTTTTGCTTTTAGTGCTTGTGGCACCTGGACATAACAAAAACTCCCAGAACACTGGGATATCCGTGAAGCGGATAAATACATGTCTCAAGTTTTGGGTCTTTCATTCCCTGTTGATCGTTGCGTCTACGATCAAAATATCCATTCACTCATAAAGTAATTTCAGAGAATTGACAAGAATAATAATTTTTTACTTATGAAGGTGAAAGCCGGCACTATCTACGCTTTACCTGTTCCCAATGTTGCAACAGCCCTTAGTCTTTAGACGATTTATTAAGAGGCATTTTTATCCCTTTCTTCTCTCTTTTATCCACACTTCAACCCCGCTTTTTATCCACACGCCAACCCCACTTGTGGTGTGCAAGGAATGGTTTTTCTTGATTCAACAGAAGCAGATTTGAAAGGAGAGAATCTGAGAATATTCGTATCTCTCCCTCAATAGGCAAAATGATAAATTATTGTTATAAATCAATGTATTGCTCCATTTAAAAACAACGTTTCACACCATATCCTTTAACATATAAATAAGGTATTTATCATTTTGTGTCTTAACAAATACCAAAGATATGTTTATACACTTTCATGACTTTACTAGCCTCCAAAGAGGCTAAATATGCTGCGTATACAAACCGTGCTTTTAATATTTCTATTTGCTCTCATCAGTCAACCAAGCTATGCGCTTTTTTCCAATAGAATAGCTACGATAGAACACATATGGCCTGACAAGATGCTTTTTGATCGTCTCTCTTTCTTTCAGCAAATAACCTATGCGGGAGATTCTCACTCCATCTATTTTTGGGGCAACCAATTTCAGTTTCAAAACGGAAAGAATGGCTATATTGGTTTATTCAACAGAGGCACCCGCACCGTTCAC
It encodes:
- a CDS encoding helix-turn-helix domain-containing protein; this encodes MQTKNPHFNDISIGKKIRLRREMIGISQKQLGNQLGITFQQIQKYETGFNRVGAGRLQEIANILDVPISFFYTEISTKTKENISYPLDEGISSKEEYLLLKSFRMLKTKKQKAILWLISE
- a CDS encoding helix-turn-helix domain-containing protein, with the protein product MQDKNPHSNDISIGKKIRLRREMMGISQKQLGNQLGITFQQIQKYETGFNRVGAGRLQEIANILDVPITFFYTEISTKENISYPLDEGISSKEEYLLLKSFRMLKTKKQKAILWLISE